The following proteins are co-located in the Megalobrama amblycephala isolate DHTTF-2021 linkage group LG12, ASM1881202v1, whole genome shotgun sequence genome:
- the tlr9 gene encoding toll-like receptor 9 — translation MFGYVYLILILNQFHLFATKHPEFYPCESHTSKDGHINIDCQHRRLSKIPKFISLSVVSLNLNQNHIHYIKGDAFSGLPNLKHLSLMWNCVPDPLKEQRWPSCNLNVDPEAFVGLKNLTSLQLAGNSLKTIPPLPKQLLVLGLEFNKIFHIVKPLGTPLLKQLLLNKNCFYANPCYESYFIDPRVFQDLPELLNLTLSYNNVTFVPPHLPPSLESLDLGENKITGITKESFANLTRLRHLNLGWNCQRCDHASEPCFPCPNNQSLRLHQDAFLDQRDSLISLSLRGNSLRTLPQYLFTQLHNLKELDLSDNFLAYVIQNGTFYEELQNVVSLSLLYNYEPLKSFPELILSPAIEKMTALRELYLSGFFFKELSNHSLAPLMKLPRLESLELRMNFICFISIDSISQLRTLKRVGLSQNMLAFSPCYSTCNSEAISQYQTLEKRHDYEQIHEVPAPDSKLNNMQSSEGDYCPFYYSMWHFKKQICSKSLFFDLSQNSIPWLNASTFRGMDNVVCIDLSYNYISQSLNGRQFSHLSKLAFLNMAHNRIDLYSEKAFREVSKTLKALDLSNNEFHFVMKGMGHRFTFLSHLSSLKVLSLANNHIGLRISNTLNSTSLKYLAFSGNRLDIMWDSRRNQYIHFFQGLTNLTHLDISENQLKSFPPEAIVNLPLSLQVLRVDSNMLSYFPWANISVLKQLCHLNLSSNMLSFLPNIHFELRLVSLDLSHNRLVAIPKAFLSQAVHLKNLMLNHNQLKILDVQALPLLFHKGHTFCPAGQDTNRSSCKLVLHSNPFICSCVISGFAKFLRETELDIPHLTTQVHCAYPESLSGVNVLSIDLRSCQEIFGGFALLCTLLLTLAATIIPLLKHLYGWDLWYCIQILWTGHKGHTPANGNMTEDQYDAFVVFDTSNKAVRDWIYKEMIVRLEKRGRWRFRLCLEERDWLPGESCIENLHKAVYSSRKTVFVLTSPSGYSQSSGVVRQAFLLVQQRLLDEKVDVAVLVLLDFLFPKFKYLQMRKRLCKKSVLSWPKNPRVQPLFWNNLRVALVSDNVKAYNKNVIESFF, via the coding sequence ATGTTTGGATACGTGTATTTGATTCTCATACTGAATCAATTTCATCTTTTTGCTACTAAACATCCTGAATTCTATCCATGTGAAAGTCACACTTCCAAGGATGGACACATAAATATCGACTGCCAGCACAGACGTCTCTCTAAAATCCCCAAGTTCATCTCCCTCTCTGTTGTATCACTCAACCTAAATCAAAACCATATACACTACATTAAAGGTGATGCATTTTCTGGTTTACCCAATCTCAAGCATCTCAGCTTGATGTGGAACTGTGTACCAGATCCTCTTAAGGAGCAGAGATGGCCTTCATGCAACCTGAATGTTGATCCAGAAGCATTTGTCGGACTTAAAAACCTAACTTCCCTCCAGTTAGCAGGGAATAGCCTGAAGACCATTCCTCCTCTACCAAAGCAGCTTTTAGTCTTGGGACTGgaatttaacaaaattttcCATATTGTCAAACCACTCGGTACACCGCTACTAAAACAACTACTGCTAAACAAGAATTGTTTCTACGCCAACCCATGTTATGAGTCTTACTTTATCGACCCACGTGTGTTTCAAGATCTTCCTGAGCTTTTGAACCTTACCCTTAGTTACAACAATGTGACCTTTGTTCCCCCACACCTTCCACCTTCACTAGAAAGTCTAGACTTGGGAGAGAACAAGATCACAGGTATTACTAAAGAGTCCTTTGCGAATCTTACACGTCTGCGACACCTTAACCTGGGGTGGAATTGCCAAAGATGCGACCATGCTTCTGAACCCTGTTTCCCATGCCCAAACAACCAATCTCTGCGTCTGCATCAGGATGCATTTTTGGATCAGAGAGACTCTCTAATTAGTCTAAGTTTACGAGGCAACTCTCTTCGCACACTTCCTCAATATCTCTTTACGCAACTGCACAATCTCAAAGAGCTAGATCTATCTGACAACTTTTTAGCCTACGTCATACAAAATGGCACCTTTTATGAAGAGCTCCAGAATGTGGTGTCCCTCAGTCTGCTTTACAACTATGAACCCCTGAAATCCTTTCCTGAATTGATTCTGTCACCAGCCATAGAGAAGATGACGGCTCTAAGAGAGTTGTACCTGAGCGGATTTTTCTTCAAAGAACTGTCAAACCACAGCCTCGCACCTCTGATGAAACTGCCAAGACTTGAATCCCTAGAGCTACGCATGAACTTCATCTGCTTCATTAGCATTGATTCTATAAGCCAGCTAAGGACATTAAAGAGGGTGGGCCTTTCCCAAAACATGCTTGCTTTCAGTCCATGCTAttcaacttgcaattctgaagcCATATCACAATACCAAACCCTTGAAAAACGTCATGACTATGAACAAATACATGAAGTCCCTGCTCCAGACTCAAAGCTGAACAATATGCAGAGCTCTGAAGGAGATTACTGTCCGTTTTATTATTCTATGTGGCATTTCAAAAAGCAAATCTGCTCTAAAAGCCTGTTTTTTGACCTGTCTCAAAACAGCATCCCATGGTTGAATGCAAGTACTTTTAGAGGCATGGATAATGTGGTGTGCATAGATCTGTCCTACAACTACATCAGTCAATCTTTAAATGGCCGGCAGTTCTCACATCTAAGCAAACTAGCTTTCCTTAATATGGCGCACAACCGCATTGACCTGTACTCTGAAAAGGCCTTCCGTGAGGTTAGTAAAACCCTGAAAGCTCTTGACCTTAGCAACAACGAATTCCACTTTGTAATGAAGGGTATGGGACATCGCTTCACATTCCTTTCACACTTGTCGTCTCTTAAAGTACTGAGTCTAGCAAACAATCACATCGGTCTCCGAATCTCTAACACTCTTAATAGTACTTCTCTGAAATATCTTGCGTTCTCTGGAAATCGCTTGGACATAATGTGGGACTCTAGGCGTAACCAATACATACATTTCTTTCAGGGTCTTACTAACCTTACACACTTAGACATTTCTGAAAACCAGCTCAAATCGTTTCCCCCAGAGGCAATAGTAAACTTGCCTTTAAGTCTCCAGGTCCTCAGAGTTGACTCCAACATGCTGAGTTATTTCCCCTGGGCCAACATCTCAGTTCTCAAACAGCTCTGCCACCTGAACCTTAGTTCAAACATGCTTTCATTTTTACCTAATATCCATTTTGAGCTCCGCCTCGTAAGCCTGGACTTAAGTCACAATCGACTAGTTGCAATCCCAAAGGCTTTCCTTAGTCAGGCAGTACACCTTAAAAACCTAATGCTTAACCACAACCAGCTGAAGATCCTTGATGTACAAGCTCTTCCCTTGTTATTCCATAAAGGTCATACTTTCTGTCCTGCTGGGCAGGATACAAATAGGTCCTCCTGCAAACTTGTGCTGCATTCCAATCCTTTTATTTGCAGTTGCGTTATCTCAGGGTTTGCCAAATTTCTCAGAGAAACTGAATTGGATATCCCACATCTCACCACACAGGTTCACTGTGCTTACCCAGAGTCATTGTCTGGTGTGAATGTCCTCTCGATTGACCTTCGCTCATGCCAGGAGATATTTGGGGGATTCGCTTTACTCTGTACTTTATTGTTGACATTGGCAGCAACCATCATTCCCCTCCTGAAGCATCTCTACGGTTGGGACCTGTGGTATTGCATCCAGATTCTGTGGACTGGACACAAGGGACACACTCCAGCTAATGGTAACATGACCGAGGACCAGTATGATGCATTTGTGGTCTTTGATACAAGTAACAAGGCAGTCAGAGATTGGATCTACAAGGAGATGATTGTGAGATTGGAGAAAAGGGGGAGATGGCGCTTTCGACTTTGTCTAGAGGAACGCGACTGGTTGCCTGGAGAATCGTGCATAGAGAATCTCCACAAGGCAGTTTACAGCAGCAGAAAGACGGTGTTCGTGTTGACTAGCCCTAGTGGCTATTCTCAATCAAGTGGGGTGGTCCGACAAGCCTTCCTCCTGGTTCAGCAGCGGCTTCTTGATGAGAAAGTGGATGTTGCAGTTCTTGTTTTGCTAGACTTTCTATTCCCCAAGTTCAAATACCTTCAGATGAGGAAACGGCTCTGCAAAAAGTCAGTCTTGTCCTGGCCCAAGAACCCACGAGTGCAGCCGCTCTTCTGGAATAACTTGCGTGTCGCTCTTGTCTCCGACAATGTCAAAGCCTACAACAAAAATGTCATAGAGAGCTTCTTCTAA
- the apeh gene encoding acylamino-acid-releasing enzyme, translating to MFNRRIPLQRLASRCAVMSSKVLREPAEIAQLYREQCRFPALCRADVGPVITSRYGGQYCNIYTEWTQRDLERNESVKFCRQYIVFHDDTSVVYSGPSGNCTEIKGELLSVDSPSGDMKAVLRESNIKGEDKQFLEIWHKNRKLKCLNLTTLKKHGKVYEDDQFGCMVWSHSETHLLYVAEKKRPKTESYFQGPETGLLADEEETIKTDKKEETVLGHQFEYYEDWGEALVNKSSPVLCVLDIEGSNITVLEGIPTNISPGQAFWSPNDTGLVFVGWWHEPFRLGLKYCANRRSSLFYVDLASGKCEQLSCNSSAVCSPRLSPDHCRIVYLECGVFGPHQQCSRLCMYDWYTKQTSVVVDVVQRAREDGFTGIYSSMLSPRCWSADSQRVLISCAQRCRKDLLVVDTSSREVTSLTSQSQEGSWSLLNIHRDLMVVSCSSPNRPPDLRVGFLPAKGSESKMSWVTLEETQPQEEISWQTLNFSPPPEQDNSQYPGLDFDAVLLKPKEMTEGSKLPLIVMPHGGPHSVLVTEWILSTAVLCKMGFSVLLVNYRGSLGFGQDNINSLPGNVGTQDVKDVQLAVDSVLKQGDFDEQKIAVMGGSHGGFLACHLIGQYPEFYKACVARNPVTNLASMIGSTDIPDWCMVEAGYEYNTDVHVEPATLEQMLNKSPIKHVNKVKTPVLLMLGEDDKRVPSKQGIEYYRALKALQVPVRLLWYPGNNHSLSKVDAESDGFINAALWVIQHLSL from the exons ATGTTCAATCGCAGGATTCCTCTCCAGCGACTTGCTTCACGCTGCGCTGTCATGAGCTCGAAG GTGCTCCGGGAGCCGGCGGAGATCGCTCAGCTGTACCGGGAGCAGTGTCGGTTCCCCGCCTTGTGTCGCGCGGATGTGGGTCCGGTGATCACGTCACGATACGGCGGACAATACTGCAACATCTATACAG AGTGGACTCAGCGGGATTTGGAGAGGAACGAGAGTGTGAAGTTTTGTCGTCAGTACATTGTGTTTCATGATGACACGTCAGTGGTTTACTCCGGACCCTCCGGAAACTGCACTGAAATCAAGGGAGA GCTGCTCAGCGTGGATTCCCCGTCCGGAGACATGAAGGCTGTGCTGAGAGAGAGCAACATTAAAGGAGAAGACAAGCAGTTCCTGGAG ATCTGGCACAAGAACAGGAAGCTGAAGTGTCTTAATCTGACGACTCTCAAAAAACACGGCAAAGTGTATGAAGATG ATCAGTTCGGCTGTATGGTCTGGTCTCATTCAGAAACTCACCTCCTGTATGTTGCTGAGAAGAAACGACCCAAGACGGAGTCATACTTCCAG GGGCCTGAGACGGGTTTGCTCGCTGATGAAGAGGAGACCATCAAGACcgacaagaaggaggaaacggTTCTG ggGCATCAGTTTGAGTATTATGAAGACTGGGGTGAAGCGCTTGTGAATAAAAGCAGCCCAGTGCTCTGTGTGCTGGACATCGAGGGCAGCAACATCACGGTGCTGGAAGGAATACCCACCAACATCTCTCCAGGACAG GCGTTCTGGTCACCCAATGACACAGGGCTGGTGTTTGTGGGTTGGTGGCACGAGCCGTTCAGACTGGGGCTCAAATACTGCGCCAACAGAAG GTCGTCTCTGTTTTATGTGGATCTGGCTAGTGGCAAATGTG AACAGTTATCCTGTAACTCCAGCGCTGTCTGCTCTCCTCGGCTAAGTCCTGACCACTGCCGTATCGTCTATCTGGAGTGTGGCGTCTTCGGCCCACACCAGCAGTGCAGCCGACTTTGTATG TACGACTGGTACACCAAGCAGACGAGTGTCGTGGTTGATGTGGTGCAGAGAGCTAGAGAGG atggTTTTACTGGGATCTACAGCTCAATGCTCTCTCCCCGCTGCTGGTCAGCTGACAGTCAGCGTGTGCTGATCTCCTGTGCTCAGAGATGTCGTAAG GATCTGTTGGTTGTTGATACTTCAAGTCGTGAAGTCACATCTCTAACCTCCC AATCGCAGGAAGGAAGCTGGAGTTTGCTGAACATTCACAGAGATCTGATGGTGGTCAGCTGCTCTTCACCAAACCGCCCTCCAGACCTG CGTGTGGGTTTCCTGCCAGCGAAGGGATCTGAAAGCAAGATGTCGTGGGTCACGCTGGAGGAGACTCAACCTCAGGAGGAAATCAGCTGGCAGACTTTAAACTTCAGCCCCCCACCTGAGCAGGACAACAGCCAATACC CTGGTTTGGACTTTGATGCTGTTCTGCTGAAGCCAAAGGAAATGACGGAGGGGAGCAAACTACCTCTCATTGTCATGCCACATG GCGGCCCTCATTCAGTGCTGGTGACAGAGTGGATTTTGTCCACAGCAGTTCTGTGTAAGATGGGCTTCAGCGTCCTGCTCG TGAATTACAGAGGCTCACTTGGGTTTGGTCAGGATAACATCAACTCCTTACCAGGAAACGTCGGTACACAGGACGTAAAAGACGTGCAG TTGGCGGTAGACAGTGTTCTGAAGCAAGGTGACTTTGACGAGCAGAAGATCGCTGTGATGGGAGGCTCTCACGGTGGATTCCTGGCTTGTCATCTGATTGGACAGTATCCTGAGTTTTACAAGGCGTGTGTGGCACGAAATCCCGTCACGAATCTGGCCTCCATGATCGGCAGCACAGACATTCCTGACTG GTGTATGGTGGAAGCTGGATATGAATATAACACAGACGTTCATGTTGAACCTGCAACTCTGGAGCAAATGTTAAACAAGTCTCCCATAAAACACGTGAACAAG GTAAAAACCCCAGTACTTCTGATGTTGGGTGAAGATGACAAGCGTGTTCCCAGTAAGCAGGGTATTGAATACTACAGAGCTCTGAAGGCACTGCAGGTACCAGTGAG ATTGTTGTGGTATCCAGGCAATAATCACTCTTTGTCCAAAGTTGATGCAGAATCAGATGGGTTCATAAACGCTGCTCTCTGGGTTATCCAACACCTTTCTCtgtga